Proteins encoded within one genomic window of Thermofilaceae archaeon:
- a CDS encoding RNA-binding domain-containing protein, whose protein sequence is MRVLVRVEVRPTEDKEKVAKAVTNLFDVKLSEERVGESTFLVGEGDASSLFKFRRLLFEQRILDAARTFMLKGLTASGFTFYINKQAAYAGRVSFCTYEFEESPLGPIIVEVNCKDPEAAILWLAPRTVQGVPVEEITSPPDP, encoded by the coding sequence ATGAGGGTCCTCGTTAGAGTAGAAGTCAGGCCAACAGAGGATAAAGAAAAAGTCGCTAAGGCCGTTACGAATCTCTTCGACGTAAAGCTCTCTGAGGAGCGAGTGGGTGAGAGCACCTTCCTAGTAGGCGAGGGTGATGCTAGCAGCTTATTCAAATTCAGGCGCCTCCTCTTCGAGCAAAGGATCCTTGACGCGGCGCGCACGTTCATGTTGAAGGGTTTAACAGCCAGCGGGTTTACGTTTTACATCAATAAGCAGGCCGCTTACGCCGGCAGAGTCAGTTTCTGCACATACGAATTCGAAGAAAGCCCGCTCGGACCGATAATCGTTGAGGTGAACTGTAAGGATCCGGAGGCAGCAATACTCTGGTTAGCTCCTCGAACAGTACAAGGGGTACCAGTCGAGGAGATTACAAGTCCCCCGGATCCATAG
- a CDS encoding DUF655 domain-containing protein, with the protein MKFQDKRQKVYEDYVYILDFLPYGYAYSRGRREGFRGPIAQALGERYFMLLELAPIPGLELKAGDRVPLIRDLEGQLLRVTRRLTYDELTANARAELPEIVRRIVESREAEFVEFFNKAEPLTTRMHSLELLPGIGKRLLWKILEERRRKPFESFKDIYERVKIDPVKAICERILEELQTEQRHYIFVKPFIKTKTEREEIY; encoded by the coding sequence ATGAAATTTCAAGATAAACGGCAAAAGGTGTACGAGGACTACGTGTACATTCTGGATTTCCTGCCGTACGGCTACGCTTATTCGAGGGGAAGAAGGGAAGGTTTTAGGGGTCCTATCGCCCAAGCGTTGGGTGAAAGGTACTTTATGCTGCTCGAGCTGGCTCCGATACCGGGCCTTGAGCTTAAGGCCGGCGATAGGGTCCCACTGATTAGGGATCTCGAAGGGCAGCTTCTACGAGTCACTAGACGCTTAACTTACGATGAGCTTACAGCGAATGCTAGGGCCGAGCTTCCCGAAATAGTGAGGCGGATAGTTGAAAGCAGGGAGGCAGAGTTTGTCGAGTTCTTCAATAAGGCCGAACCCTTAACCACCAGGATGCATTCATTGGAATTACTGCCCGGGATCGGTAAAAGGCTTCTTTGGAAGATCCTCGAGGAGAGGAGGAGGAAGCCTTTTGAGTCGTTCAAGGACATTTACGAACGAGTCAAGATAGACCCTGTAAAAGCCATCTGCGAGAGAATCCTCGAGGAGCTACAAACAGAGCAAAGGCACTACATCTTCGTGAAACCATTTATCAAAACGAAGACAGAAAGAGAAGAAATCTACTAG
- a CDS encoding 50S ribosomal protein L21e: protein MRHSKGYRNRSRKLLSKKPRERGRPGLSRLLYEYNIGDRVCIDICPNYISTAPHRRYQGKVGVIVGKRGRAYEIKIRVGGKEKIIVTTKDHIKPFVVQAANPSSEGTASQ, encoded by the coding sequence GTGAGGCACTCGAAGGGCTACAGGAATAGAAGCAGGAAGCTCCTAAGCAAGAAGCCGCGAGAAAGGGGAAGGCCAGGTCTAAGCAGACTGTTATACGAATACAATATCGGCGATCGGGTGTGCATCGACATATGCCCCAACTACATAAGCACTGCACCACATAGAAGGTATCAAGGAAAGGTCGGTGTGATAGTGGGGAAGAGAGGCAGAGCCTACGAGATTAAGATCCGCGTGGGCGGCAAGGAGAAGATCATAGTGACAACAAAGGATCACATTAAACCATTCGTGGTCCAAGCCGCTAACCCTTCGAGCGAAGGTACTGCTTCACAATAG
- a CDS encoding 50S ribosomal protein L37e — protein MVKGTTSFGKRGRKKTHIRCRRCGRHSYNVRKHYCAACGFGRSRRMRKYSWQNKKINRVRVV, from the coding sequence ATGGTGAAGGGGACCACATCCTTCGGCAAGAGGGGGAGGAAGAAGACCCACATCAGATGCCGCCGATGCGGTCGGCACAGCTATAACGTGAGGAAGCACTACTGCGCGGCGTGCGGTTTCGGTAGATCCCGCAGGATGAGAAAGTACTCGTGGCAGAACAAGAAGATTAACCGCGTAAGAGTAGTGTAG
- a CDS encoding LSM domain-containing protein, producing the protein MSSTLNLLRSSVNKQVLVKLKGGRELRGVLKSFDSHLNLLLEEAEEVKEGRTRKLGHVVVRGDNVILISPAA; encoded by the coding sequence ATGAGCTCTACACTAAACTTGCTCAGGAGCTCAGTGAATAAGCAAGTATTAGTGAAGCTAAAGGGTGGTAGAGAGCTAAGAGGGGTGCTGAAGAGCTTCGACTCTCACCTTAACTTACTACTCGAGGAAGCAGAGGAGGTTAAGGAAGGCCGTACGCGTAAGTTGGGGCACGTCGTAGTTAGGGGGGATAATGTGATCCTCATCAGCCCAGCAGCATGA
- a CDS encoding THUMP domain-containing protein encodes MLQRLYDSVLLQEVVIVKAISANPPSGRDFYKSLAASCSWSELKNRSFAVTVRKLGGYPSISSMELAACVAEGIIESLEGSFRVDLEAPDVNIRLITSKDAAVLGIQVLDLRGDRHRLRSKRFKVFKHPASLTPEDAGILVNLTGWRSPLIDPFCGSGTVVVEACLRGLEAVGLDIDLRAAKGACLNLALFSCSARGHIVVGDATRPPFRAGAFRAIATNPPYGRILATTEPSLELARSMLNEGARITTHDAVYTLVLPSPLNLSEEGFHVEAYPVRVHGKLTRYFTVVRRRDD; translated from the coding sequence ATGTTGCAGAGGTTGTACGATTCCGTGCTACTGCAAGAAGTTGTTATCGTCAAAGCAATATCTGCGAATCCGCCGTCCGGGAGAGATTTTTACAAATCGTTAGCTGCTTCGTGTAGTTGGAGCGAGTTAAAAAATAGATCCTTCGCTGTTACTGTTAGAAAGCTAGGGGGTTACCCCTCCATCAGCTCGATGGAGTTAGCGGCATGCGTGGCTGAAGGTATCATTGAGTCGCTGGAAGGCAGCTTTAGAGTCGATTTAGAAGCTCCGGACGTGAATATACGTTTAATCACCTCGAAGGACGCTGCAGTACTCGGAATACAGGTTCTCGATTTACGGGGTGACAGGCATAGGTTGAGATCTAAGAGGTTCAAGGTTTTCAAGCACCCAGCCTCCCTGACGCCTGAAGATGCGGGGATTCTAGTCAATTTAACTGGCTGGCGTAGCCCTCTCATCGACCCTTTCTGCGGCTCGGGAACCGTCGTGGTAGAAGCTTGTCTGAGGGGTTTGGAAGCGGTCGGCTTAGACATCGATCTCCGCGCGGCTAAGGGCGCATGTCTCAACCTAGCGTTGTTTTCATGCAGCGCGCGGGGTCACATCGTCGTGGGAGATGCTACACGTCCCCCCTTCAGAGCCGGAGCTTTCAGAGCCATAGCTACAAACCCACCCTACGGTCGAATTCTAGCTACGACGGAACCCTCATTGGAGCTAGCTCGATCAATGCTGAACGAAGGAGCCCGTATAACCACGCACGATGCAGTCTACACGCTAGTCCTACCCTCCCCTCTCAACCTGAGCGAAGAGGGCTTCCACGTAGAAGCGTACCCTGTACGCGTCCATGGCAAGCTCACGAGATATTTTACGGTGGTGAGGAGGAGAGATGATTAA
- a CDS encoding DUF373 family protein: MSGGQVRSVLVLCVDRDNDIGEVTGFETPIVGSEQLSRVALEFATKRPEDSDVNAIFAALRLYQDLKRSGKLENVEVALVAGHKDEGLKADLRIAEELDRILSSKKFDGAVLVSDGPTDELVLPLIQSRLPVLSVQRVLVQQSRGVEESFILFLRYLRRLFEEEKYKKYALGVPGALITMYILLSLTVPAYVWPLITVSIGLAMLVKGFSLDARFKQVYASSPILFTAIIASMLIAALALATGISSVAALGSVDFLKAIGYFLLTNLGEQMLVLDLLFLAILLPLVALALEALLGDKRFGTSEVGAVAIAVVLRQVIFEYARLLVGAGSIFTLLLWVVIAILTLTVLASILPLSRLVLQRRIHGGSVSRQTIK; encoded by the coding sequence ATGAGCGGGGGACAAGTGAGGTCAGTGTTGGTGCTATGCGTTGATAGGGACAACGATATCGGCGAAGTCACGGGATTCGAAACTCCGATAGTCGGCAGTGAGCAGCTCAGCCGGGTGGCTCTCGAATTCGCAACTAAAAGGCCGGAGGATTCAGATGTGAACGCAATCTTTGCCGCGCTTAGGCTCTATCAGGATCTCAAGCGGAGTGGCAAGCTTGAAAACGTTGAAGTGGCCCTCGTAGCTGGACACAAAGATGAGGGGTTGAAAGCAGACTTGCGCATAGCTGAAGAACTCGACCGCATACTTTCGTCTAAGAAGTTTGACGGAGCGGTGCTCGTCTCGGATGGCCCGACGGATGAGTTGGTGCTCCCCCTCATTCAGTCGAGGCTTCCTGTCCTCTCCGTACAGCGGGTACTTGTGCAACAATCGAGGGGGGTAGAGGAGTCCTTCATACTCTTCCTCCGCTACCTGAGGAGGCTGTTCGAGGAGGAGAAGTACAAGAAGTACGCGTTGGGTGTGCCAGGCGCATTAATCACAATGTACATCTTGCTTTCACTCACGGTTCCGGCCTACGTATGGCCTCTAATCACGGTTTCCATCGGCTTGGCAATGCTCGTGAAAGGGTTTTCCCTTGATGCACGCTTCAAGCAGGTATACGCGTCTTCCCCCATACTTTTTACGGCCATTATAGCCTCGATGCTCATCGCAGCGTTGGCACTGGCAACTGGAATTAGCAGCGTGGCTGCTCTTGGGAGCGTTGATTTTCTCAAGGCGATCGGCTATTTCCTTCTTACCAACTTAGGCGAGCAGATGCTGGTGCTGGATCTGCTCTTCCTCGCGATCCTCCTCCCCCTCGTTGCCCTGGCTCTTGAAGCGTTGCTGGGCGATAAACGATTCGGCACAAGCGAGGTTGGCGCTGTTGCGATTGCAGTAGTACTACGTCAAGTAATCTTCGAGTACGCTCGACTCCTAGTTGGGGCTGGGAGCATCTTCACGTTGCTACTCTGGGTTGTCATTGCCATCCTAACCCTAACGGTGCTAGCGTCGATCCTACCGTTAAGCCGGCTCGTGCTTCAGCGGAGAATACACGGCGGCAGTGTCAGTAGGCAGACGATTAAGTAA
- a CDS encoding RNA polymerase Rpb4 family protein gives MGIVNYRGLAMKILSEKLVPIPIVAKLLEEESRKRNLSSFEVITLEYAKKFTKIRAEAADELVQALVERGLPLDIAVQVVNTVPESESELRTILAPLSRVFSTDELREIINLLKSYKITET, from the coding sequence TTGGGTATCGTTAACTATAGAGGACTGGCAATGAAAATCCTCAGCGAGAAGTTGGTCCCTATTCCTATCGTAGCTAAGCTGCTAGAGGAGGAGTCGAGGAAAAGGAACCTGAGTAGTTTTGAAGTCATTACCCTCGAGTATGCAAAGAAGTTCACTAAGATCCGTGCCGAGGCAGCTGATGAGCTGGTACAAGCACTCGTAGAAAGGGGTCTCCCCCTCGATATAGCCGTTCAGGTGGTTAATACCGTACCCGAGAGTGAAAGCGAGCTTCGGACAATACTAGCTCCCCTTTCCAGAGTTTTTTCAACAGATGAGTTACGGGAGATTATAAATTTATTAAAATCTTATAAAATTACTGAAACTTAA
- the rnz gene encoding ribonuclease Z, which yields MIKGSARVTFLGTGASSPTKKRWLPGILVRIRNEFLLLDCGEGVQYRILTAGLRVNKLSAILITHLHGDHVYGLPGLLESLNNWGRAKPLTVVGPQELLAFLESLRLRDKLDYEIVFVSARDKLSFRGDGYTVKAVAVMHGLEAYGYVIVEDPLPGEFNAARAEALGIPPGPERTRLVQGYPVTLPNGRVVHPSEVVSPSRRGLKIVYSGDTTPCTTLVEAARDADLLIHEATFSSGHVNEAENSFHSTSVDAAQTAQKASAKFLFLTHFSNRYSEDDLSQLLGEARSIFKETFLAKDLLQLELRRLYMNGLTIWFNNLS from the coding sequence ATGATTAAGGGATCCGCGCGCGTGACGTTTCTGGGCACTGGTGCTTCATCTCCCACGAAGAAGAGGTGGTTACCCGGCATCCTAGTGAGGATTCGCAACGAATTTCTCCTGCTCGACTGCGGGGAAGGCGTTCAGTACCGAATTCTGACTGCTGGACTGAGGGTTAACAAGCTTTCAGCCATCCTCATAACGCATCTGCACGGCGACCACGTGTACGGGCTGCCCGGCCTACTCGAATCGCTCAATAATTGGGGTAGAGCCAAACCTCTAACAGTCGTCGGTCCGCAAGAGCTTCTAGCGTTTCTTGAATCTCTACGACTTCGCGACAAGTTGGACTACGAAATAGTGTTTGTAAGTGCACGCGATAAGTTGTCTTTCAGGGGAGATGGGTACACAGTAAAGGCAGTAGCGGTAATGCACGGGCTCGAAGCCTATGGTTACGTGATAGTTGAGGACCCCCTACCCGGGGAATTTAATGCCGCCAGAGCAGAAGCGCTAGGGATACCGCCTGGCCCAGAAAGGACGAGGCTAGTTCAAGGTTACCCTGTAACGCTACCTAATGGTAGAGTCGTCCATCCGAGCGAAGTAGTGAGTCCGAGCAGAAGGGGATTAAAGATTGTATACAGCGGCGATACCACACCCTGCACTACCCTGGTAGAGGCTGCCCGAGATGCCGATTTACTCATCCACGAAGCAACGTTCTCATCCGGACACGTGAACGAGGCGGAGAACAGTTTCCACTCGACTAGCGTGGACGCCGCACAAACAGCTCAAAAAGCAAGTGCAAAGTTCCTCTTTTTGACCCACTTTAGCAACAGGTATAGCGAGGATGATCTATCTCAACTTTTAGGCGAGGCACGCAGCATATTCAAGGAAACGTTTTTGGCTAAAGACTTACTGCAGCTCGAACTACGAAGACTTTATATGAATGGATTAACAATATGGTTTAATAATCTTTCATAA
- a CDS encoding ATP/GTP-binding protein, whose product MTFMLFIVGPAGSGKSSFVAAFSDWLENFEIPYLTVNLDPAAEYIPYTPDIDVRDYVTARQVMEEYMLGPNGAIVASVDLMLNFIPSLREEIHEVATEGYVLIDTPGQMEIFAFRRTGTEIVKELMGDRGGVLFIVDSALATSPSAFASQIFLASSVYYRFRIPQFNVFNKIDLLSEAELEKMVNWVREPTSLLDELEKEVGGEERLVVKGLLEAVRGFLESFSIYFASAKTAQGLDSVYADLQKLYKGGEDFELPEHLRELREREPG is encoded by the coding sequence ATGACATTCATGCTCTTCATAGTCGGTCCAGCAGGCTCGGGAAAATCCTCCTTTGTTGCGGCATTTTCGGACTGGCTGGAGAACTTCGAGATACCGTATCTCACCGTCAACCTCGATCCGGCTGCCGAGTATATTCCCTACACGCCTGATATCGACGTGAGGGACTACGTCACAGCAAGGCAAGTTATGGAAGAGTACATGCTGGGACCCAACGGTGCGATCGTAGCCTCCGTTGATTTAATGTTGAACTTCATCCCTAGTCTCAGGGAAGAGATACATGAGGTGGCAACAGAGGGTTACGTGCTCATTGACACTCCGGGGCAGATGGAGATCTTCGCTTTCAGGCGAACGGGTACCGAAATCGTTAAGGAGCTCATGGGCGACCGTGGGGGCGTACTATTCATTGTTGACTCCGCACTCGCTACTTCCCCCTCGGCGTTCGCCTCCCAGATATTCCTAGCATCGTCTGTTTACTACCGGTTCAGAATTCCTCAGTTCAACGTTTTCAATAAGATTGACCTTTTAAGCGAAGCTGAGCTCGAAAAGATGGTCAACTGGGTTAGAGAACCAACGAGCCTCCTAGATGAGCTGGAAAAAGAGGTGGGCGGTGAAGAAAGGCTAGTCGTTAAAGGCCTCCTCGAGGCTGTAAGGGGGTTCCTCGAATCCTTCTCCATCTACTTTGCGTCCGCGAAAACGGCGCAAGGTTTGGATAGCGTTTACGCCGATCTCCAGAAATTGTACAAGGGTGGAGAGGACTTCGAACTACCTGAGCACCTTCGCGAGCTTAGGGAGCGAGAGCCCGGCTAA